From Lysobacter silvisoli, the proteins below share one genomic window:
- a CDS encoding heavy metal translocating P-type ATPase, producing the protein MSHAHHGHDRHAHALKPDAPAPHSCCANKHAASDAATVLDPVCGMRVDPTRTPHHSHHQGEDYAFCSARCREKFIADPPRYLAPQPAVAAPEGAIYTCPMHPEVRQVGPGTCPLCGMALEPELPSLEEAENPELRDFGRRFAWTLPLSLATLALAMFGHRWNALSVELRTWLELALSAPVVLWAGWPFFERAVASIRNRSPNMWTLIGIGVASAFGYSVVATLAPDLFPASFREHGRVGVYFEAAAVIVSLTLLGQLLELRARSKTSAAIKQLLGLAPAHARRLRDDGSEEDVALSEVQVGDRLRVRPGEKVPVDGDVVDGRSSVDESMLTGEPVPVSKQIGDRLIGATLNGSGSLVMRAARVGSDTVLAQIVQLVAQAQRSRAPMQRLADRVAFWFVLAVLAVALATLLGWGLFGPEPSWTYGVLNAVAVLIIACPCALGLATPMSIMVASGRAAQAGVLFRDAEAIERLRSIDTLIVDKTGTLTQGRPAFREAVAAPGYEADEVLRLAASLDRGSEHPLAAALVAAARGHGLVLDHVQDFDSATGLGVRGRIGQRSLSLGNAALMAQDGVDLQGLAERAEALRQDGASAMFLAVDGRIAGVLAVADPIKASSAAAIEALRAAGVRVVMASGDGETTARAVGRALGIAEVHGEARPQDKAELVRRLQAQGRRVAMAGDGINDAPALAAADVGIAMGTGTDVAMASAQVTLVKGDLNGIVRARSISAAAVANMKQNLAFAFLYNALGVPIAAGALYPLTGALLSPMIAALAMSLSSVSVVANALRLGAARKA; encoded by the coding sequence ATGAGCCACGCCCATCACGGCCACGATCGTCACGCTCACGCGCTGAAGCCGGACGCGCCGGCGCCGCATTCCTGCTGCGCCAACAAGCACGCCGCCAGCGACGCGGCCACGGTGCTGGACCCGGTCTGCGGCATGCGCGTGGATCCCACCCGGACGCCGCATCACAGTCATCATCAGGGCGAGGATTACGCGTTCTGCTCGGCGCGTTGCCGCGAGAAATTCATCGCCGATCCGCCGCGTTACCTGGCGCCCCAACCCGCCGTCGCAGCGCCCGAGGGCGCCATCTACACCTGCCCGATGCACCCCGAAGTGCGCCAGGTCGGCCCCGGCACCTGCCCGCTGTGCGGCATGGCGTTGGAACCGGAGCTGCCCAGCCTGGAGGAGGCAGAGAATCCCGAACTGCGCGACTTCGGCCGCCGCTTTGCCTGGACCCTGCCGCTGAGCCTGGCGACGCTGGCGCTGGCGATGTTCGGCCACCGCTGGAACGCGCTATCGGTGGAGCTGCGCACCTGGCTGGAACTGGCGCTGAGCGCGCCGGTGGTGCTGTGGGCGGGCTGGCCGTTCTTCGAACGCGCCGTGGCCTCGATCCGCAACCGCAGCCCCAATATGTGGACGCTGATCGGCATCGGCGTGGCGTCGGCATTCGGTTACAGCGTGGTGGCCACGCTGGCGCCGGACCTGTTCCCCGCCTCGTTCCGCGAACACGGCCGCGTGGGCGTGTACTTCGAAGCCGCCGCGGTGATCGTCTCGCTGACCCTGCTGGGGCAGCTGTTGGAGTTGCGCGCACGTTCCAAGACCTCCGCCGCGATCAAGCAGTTGCTGGGCTTGGCGCCCGCGCATGCACGTCGCCTGCGCGATGACGGCAGCGAAGAGGACGTGGCGCTGTCCGAGGTGCAGGTCGGCGATCGCCTGCGCGTGCGCCCCGGCGAAAAAGTGCCGGTGGACGGCGACGTCGTGGACGGCCGTTCCAGCGTGGACGAATCCATGCTCACCGGCGAACCCGTGCCGGTGAGCAAGCAGATCGGCGACCGCCTGATCGGCGCCACGCTCAACGGCAGCGGCAGCCTGGTCATGCGCGCCGCGCGCGTGGGCTCGGACACCGTGCTCGCACAGATCGTGCAACTGGTCGCGCAGGCGCAGCGCTCGCGCGCGCCGATGCAGCGCCTGGCCGACCGGGTCGCGTTCTGGTTCGTATTGGCGGTACTGGCGGTGGCGTTGGCCACCCTGCTGGGCTGGGGTCTGTTCGGCCCCGAGCCGTCGTGGACCTACGGCGTGCTCAACGCGGTGGCGGTGCTCATCATCGCCTGCCCTTGCGCGTTGGGCCTGGCCACGCCTATGTCCATCATGGTCGCCAGCGGCCGCGCGGCGCAGGCCGGCGTGCTGTTCCGCGATGCCGAGGCGATCGAGCGCCTGCGCAGTATCGATACGCTGATCGTCGACAAAACCGGCACGCTCACGCAGGGCCGGCCCGCGTTTCGCGAGGCGGTGGCCGCGCCCGGCTACGAGGCCGACGAAGTGCTGCGCCTGGCCGCGAGCCTGGACCGGGGCAGCGAACATCCGCTGGCGGCGGCGCTGGTGGCGGCGGCACGCGGCCATGGGCTGGTCTTGGACCATGTACAGGACTTCGATTCGGCCACCGGTCTGGGCGTGCGCGGCCGCATCGGCCAGCGCTCGCTGTCCTTGGGCAACGCCGCCCTGATGGCGCAGGACGGCGTCGATCTGCAAGGTTTGGCCGAGCGCGCCGAAGCGCTGCGCCAGGACGGCGCCAGCGCCATGTTCCTGGCCGTGGACGGCCGCATCGCCGGCGTGCTGGCGGTGGCCGACCCGATCAAGGCCAGCAGCGCCGCCGCCATCGAGGCCTTGCGCGCCGCCGGCGTGCGTGTGGTGATGGCCAGCGGCGACGGTGAGACCACCGCACGTGCGGTCGGCCGCGCGCTGGGCATAGCCGAAGTCCACGGCGAAGCGAGGCCGCAGGACAAGGCCGAACTGGTGCGGCGCCTGCAGGCCCAGGGCCGGCGCGTGGCCATGGCCGGCGACGGCATCAACGACGCGCCCGCGCTGGCCGCGGCCGATGTCGGCATCGCCATGGGCACCGGCACCGACGTGGCCATGGCCAGCGCCCAGGTCACCCTGGTCAAGGGCGACCTCAACGGCATCGTGCGTGCGCGCTCGATCTCCGCCGCGGCGGTGGCCAACATGAAGCAGAACCTGGCCTTCGCCTTTCTCTACAACGCGCTGGGCGTGCCGATCGCCGCAGGCGCGCTGTACCCGCTCACGGGCGCGCTGCTGAGCCCGATGATCGCGGCGCTGGCGATGAGCCTGAGCTCGGTGTCGGTGGTGGCCAACGCCCTGCGCCTGGGCGCCGCACGCAAGGCCTGA
- a CDS encoding heavy metal-responsive transcriptional regulator — protein sequence MQIGQLAKRAGVAIDTVRYYERNGILPLPERQASGYRAYDERDVDRLRFLRRAKALGFTLTEIRDLLELSSRRDDDMGGLKAAANEKLADVERKLAELSRVRDGLRQLVDACPGHGALQRCPILAALAQEEDAA from the coding sequence ATGCAGATCGGCCAACTCGCCAAACGCGCCGGCGTCGCCATCGACACCGTGCGCTACTACGAACGCAACGGCATCCTGCCGCTGCCCGAACGCCAGGCCTCCGGCTACCGCGCTTACGACGAGCGCGACGTCGACCGCCTGCGCTTCCTGCGCCGGGCCAAGGCGCTGGGCTTCACCCTGACCGAAATCCGCGATCTGCTGGAACTGTCCTCGCGCCGCGACGACGACATGGGCGGACTCAAGGCCGCCGCCAACGAAAAGCTCGCCGACGTGGAGCGCAAGCTGGCCGAGTTGAGCCGCGTGCGCGACGGTCTGCGCCAGCTGGTCGACGCCTGCCCGGGCCACGGCGCCCTGCAGCGCTGCCCGATCCTGGCCGCGCTGGCGCAGGAGGAGGACGCGGCATGA
- a CDS encoding DUF411 domain-containing protein, which yields MRIERGLLVLTGALALSACHDRASPMAQAAAPRAAAAAAVATAPTAAAAPATATAALPKMIVHKNPTCGCCSLWVDHVRAAGFTVEVRDHDNLHPIKERLGVPYGKGSCHTAEVGGYFVEGHVPAADIVRLLREKPQARGLAVPGMPAGSPGMELPDGRVQPYTVELIGRDGGTRAYARHGG from the coding sequence ATGCGCATTGAACGCGGCCTGCTGGTTCTAACCGGCGCGCTCGCCTTGTCGGCCTGCCACGACCGCGCGAGCCCGATGGCGCAGGCAGCGGCACCGAGGGCGGCAGCCGCTGCGGCCGTCGCCACCGCGCCCACGGCCGCTGCAGCGCCTGCGACCGCAACAGCGGCCCTGCCGAAAATGATCGTGCACAAGAACCCCACCTGCGGCTGCTGTTCGCTGTGGGTGGATCACGTGCGCGCCGCAGGCTTTACCGTGGAAGTGCGCGACCACGACAACCTGCATCCGATCAAGGAACGCTTGGGCGTGCCGTACGGCAAGGGCTCCTGTCATACCGCCGAGGTCGGCGGCTATTTCGTCGAAGGCCACGTGCCGGCGGCGGACATCGTCCGCTTGCTGCGGGAAAAGCCGCAGGCGCGCGGTTTGGCGGTGCCGGGCATGCCTGCCGGCTCGCCCGGCATGGAGTTGCCCGACGGGCGCGTGCAACCGTACACGGTCGAATTGATCGGCCGCGACGGCGGCACCCGCGCCTACGCCCGCCACGGCGGCTGA
- a CDS encoding c-type cytochrome codes for MSKRTYLLIGGLGLAAVAAAGAYVWSGAYDVGADSPHTRPVYAMLETVRDRSIDARASELQVPADLDDPARIRQGAGNYDAMCAGCHLAPGVESSELSRGLYPAPPNLSRTPVEAARAFWAIKHGIKASGMPAWGHSMGDDYIWNMAALLQQLPKLDGAQYRQLVAESGGHAHGGGETPAAGGGHGRHEGKEMEAHEHSALMPSAEQEKAPSPAVHRHADGKQHEHEPKTEAKPKRAPPAEPAHGEHEHAH; via the coding sequence ATGAGCAAACGGACTTATCTGCTGATCGGCGGCCTGGGCCTGGCGGCGGTTGCAGCGGCCGGCGCCTATGTGTGGTCCGGCGCTTACGACGTCGGCGCGGACTCTCCGCACACGCGACCGGTCTACGCCATGCTGGAAACGGTGCGCGACCGCTCCATCGACGCGCGCGCCAGCGAACTGCAGGTGCCAGCGGACCTCGACGATCCGGCCCGCATCCGCCAGGGCGCGGGCAACTACGACGCCATGTGCGCGGGCTGCCATCTGGCCCCCGGCGTGGAGAGCAGCGAACTCAGCCGCGGCCTCTACCCCGCTCCGCCCAATCTCAGCCGTACGCCGGTGGAAGCGGCGCGTGCGTTCTGGGCGATCAAGCACGGCATCAAGGCCTCGGGCATGCCGGCCTGGGGCCATAGCATGGGCGACGACTACATCTGGAACATGGCGGCGCTGCTGCAGCAGCTGCCCAAGCTGGATGGGGCGCAATACCGGCAACTGGTCGCCGAAAGCGGCGGACACGCGCACGGCGGCGGAGAAACGCCGGCCGCTGGCGGCGGGCACGGCCGTCACGAAGGCAAGGAGATGGAGGCTCATGAGCATTCCGCCCTCATGCCCTCGGCCGAGCAAGAAAAGGCGCCCTCACCCGCCGTGCATCGCCATGCCGACGGCAAACAGCACGAGCACGAGCCGAAGACCGAAGCCAAGCCCAAGCGCGCGCCGCCGGCCGAGCCAGCTCACGGGGAGCACGAGCATGCGCATTGA
- a CDS encoding copper resistance protein B, producing MSALRTPQRAALAAALMLVFAGAAQAQHHAGHTPPDPSKTAETQQAQDAHDHSKMGHAAPVKDEAQPEAMDHSKTDHSKMDHGPAPAKDEGHSGMDHSKMGHAPAAAKDDPHAGMDHSQMDHSKMGHGPDAPQQPREPIPPITDADRAAAFPPISQHMEHAREFTSYVLLDRLETGDADHGRSQAWEAGAWFGSDLNRLWLRSEGEREDGRTESADLEVLYGRSVSPWWDVVVGAKHDFQPGGSQDWIAVGVQGLSPYKFEVQATAYIGASGRVAANIEAEYDVLLTNRLILQPVVEAEFNSRDDIARGVGQGFSKLEAGLRLRYEFHRRFAPYVGVVHERSFGATADLRRDEGEAVSDNRVVAGVRVWF from the coding sequence ATGAGCGCTCTTCGCACCCCGCAACGCGCCGCGCTGGCGGCCGCGCTGATGCTGGTTTTCGCCGGCGCCGCCCAGGCCCAGCACCACGCCGGCCACACGCCGCCCGATCCGTCGAAGACGGCCGAAACCCAGCAGGCGCAGGACGCGCACGACCATTCGAAGATGGGGCATGCCGCGCCGGTCAAAGACGAGGCGCAGCCCGAAGCGATGGACCACTCGAAGACGGACCATTCCAAAATGGACCATGGCCCCGCGCCCGCGAAGGACGAAGGGCACTCGGGCATGGACCATTCGAAGATGGGCCACGCGCCGGCCGCCGCGAAAGACGATCCGCACGCCGGCATGGACCACTCGCAGATGGACCATTCCAAGATGGGTCACGGCCCGGACGCGCCGCAGCAACCGCGCGAGCCGATTCCGCCGATCACCGACGCCGACCGCGCCGCCGCGTTCCCGCCGATCAGCCAGCACATGGAGCACGCGCGCGAGTTCACCAGCTACGTGCTGCTCGACCGTCTGGAAACCGGCGACGCCGACCATGGCCGCAGCCAGGCCTGGGAAGCCGGTGCCTGGTTCGGCAGCGACCTCAACCGGCTGTGGTTGCGCAGCGAAGGCGAACGCGAAGACGGGCGTACCGAATCGGCCGACCTGGAGGTGCTGTACGGCCGCAGCGTGTCGCCGTGGTGGGACGTGGTGGTGGGCGCCAAGCACGACTTCCAGCCCGGCGGCTCGCAGGACTGGATCGCGGTGGGCGTGCAAGGCCTGTCGCCGTACAAGTTCGAAGTGCAGGCCACCGCCTACATCGGCGCATCCGGCCGGGTGGCGGCGAACATCGAGGCCGAGTACGACGTGCTGCTGACCAATCGCCTGATCCTGCAGCCGGTGGTGGAGGCCGAGTTCAACAGCCGCGACGACATCGCACGCGGCGTCGGCCAGGGCTTCAGCAAGCTCGAAGCCGGCTTGCGCCTGCGCTACGAATTCCACCGCCGTTTCGCGCCCTACGTGGGCGTGGTCCACGAACGCAGCTTCGGCGCCACCGCCGATCTGCGTCGCGACGAGGGCGAAGCCGTCAGCGACAACCGTGTGGTCGCTGGCGTGCGGGTCTGGTTCTGA
- a CDS encoding copper resistance system multicopper oxidase, whose translation MSFDSSGFRPDRPAQPQRRRFVTGLALGGVAAGLGGWRSPAFAAPTLARAPQELRGRDFDLAIDAAPVNFTGRVRSAITVNGSLPAPILRWREGEIVTLRVANRLRDTSSIHWHGIILPANMDGVPGLSFDGIGPGETYAYRFQLNQSGTYWYHSHSLFQEQSGLYGAIVIDPATPPPYRFDREHVVLLSDWTDLDPAALFRRLKKMSDYDNTYKRTVGDFARDVSANGLSATLRDRGDWGRMRMTPTDLSDVNGNTYTYLMNGAAPAGNWTGLFRSGEKVLLRFINGSAMSYFDVRIPGLKMTVVAADGQYIHPVTVDEFRIAVAETFDVIVEPSGQDAYTIYAQDMGRTGYARGTLAVREGLQAPVPAPDPRTILTMDDMGHGGMGHGAHGGGKVMAEGGCGANMGMADMAGMDHSAHGSAQGGAHPASENGNPLIDMQTMSPTPRLDDPGIGLRDNGRRVLRYADLKSLFEDPDGREPGRTLELHLTGHMEKFAWSFDGKKFMDAQPLRLNYGERMRITLINDTMMTHPIHLHGLWSDLEDENGEFLVRKHTIDMPPGTRRSYRVRADALGRWAYHCHLLYHMEAGMMREVRVEE comes from the coding sequence ATGTCTTTCGATTCCTCCGGCTTCCGGCCGGACCGTCCGGCGCAGCCCCAGCGCCGGCGTTTCGTCACCGGCTTGGCCCTCGGCGGCGTCGCCGCCGGACTGGGCGGCTGGCGCAGCCCCGCGTTCGCCGCGCCCACGCTGGCGCGCGCTCCGCAGGAACTGCGCGGCCGCGACTTCGACCTGGCCATCGACGCCGCGCCGGTGAACTTCACCGGCCGGGTGCGTTCGGCCATCACCGTCAACGGCTCGCTGCCCGCGCCGATCCTGCGTTGGCGCGAGGGCGAGATCGTGACCCTGCGCGTGGCCAACCGCCTGCGCGACACCAGTTCGATTCATTGGCACGGCATCATCCTGCCGGCCAACATGGATGGCGTGCCCGGCCTGAGCTTCGACGGCATCGGCCCCGGCGAGACCTACGCTTACCGCTTCCAGCTCAACCAGTCCGGCACCTACTGGTACCACAGCCATTCGCTGTTCCAGGAGCAGTCCGGCCTGTACGGCGCGATCGTGATCGACCCGGCCACGCCGCCGCCGTACCGCTTCGACCGCGAGCACGTGGTGCTGTTGTCGGACTGGACCGACCTGGATCCGGCCGCGCTGTTCCGGCGCCTGAAGAAGATGTCGGACTACGACAACACGTATAAGCGCACGGTCGGCGACTTCGCCCGTGACGTCAGCGCCAACGGCCTGTCGGCGACGCTGCGCGACCGCGGCGACTGGGGACGCATGCGGATGACGCCGACCGATCTGTCGGACGTCAACGGCAACACCTACACCTACCTGATGAACGGCGCCGCACCGGCCGGCAACTGGACCGGCCTGTTCCGCTCCGGCGAGAAGGTGCTGCTGCGCTTCATCAACGGCTCGGCGATGAGCTATTTCGACGTGCGCATACCGGGCCTGAAGATGACCGTGGTGGCGGCCGACGGCCAATACATCCATCCGGTCACGGTGGACGAGTTCCGCATCGCGGTGGCGGAGACCTTCGACGTGATCGTCGAGCCCTCCGGCCAGGACGCCTACACTATCTATGCCCAGGACATGGGCCGCACCGGTTATGCGCGCGGCACCCTGGCCGTGCGCGAAGGCCTGCAGGCGCCCGTGCCCGCGCCGGACCCGCGCACCATCCTGACCATGGACGACATGGGCCACGGCGGCATGGGTCACGGCGCGCACGGCGGCGGCAAGGTCATGGCCGAAGGCGGCTGCGGCGCCAACATGGGCATGGCGGACATGGCCGGCATGGACCACAGCGCGCACGGTAGCGCGCAGGGCGGCGCGCATCCGGCCAGCGAGAACGGCAATCCGCTCATCGACATGCAGACCATGAGCCCCACGCCGCGCCTGGACGACCCCGGCATCGGATTGCGCGACAACGGCCGCCGCGTGCTGCGCTACGCCGACCTGAAGAGCCTGTTCGAGGACCCCGACGGCCGCGAGCCAGGCCGCACCCTGGAGCTGCACCTGACCGGGCATATGGAGAAGTTCGCCTGGTCGTTCGACGGCAAGAAGTTCATGGACGCGCAGCCGCTACGCCTGAACTACGGCGAGCGCATGCGCATCACCCTGATCAACGACACCATGATGACCCACCCCATCCACCTGCATGGTCTATGGAGCGACCTGGAGGACGAGAACGGCGAGTTCCTGGTGCGCAAGCACACCATCGACATGCCGCCTGGCACGCGCCGCAGCTATCGCGTGCGTGCCGACGCGCTGGGCCGCTGGGCCTACCACTGCCATCTGCTCTACCACATGGAAGCGGGCATGATGCGCGAAGTGAGGGTGGAAGAATGA
- a CDS encoding CopL family metal-binding regulatory protein, with translation MAILLRLLLCLGLILNGSVYAAASTQMQLNHLHTAVAAAQAAAAAAAELPPCHEGMSMAGMDHGAPPAAPAGHDGHAPDCCQTSTCTCDCLQPAPVAAAAVAVLGSEIGHASIAPPRPAGHAPPALPYPIRPPIG, from the coding sequence ATGGCGATCCTGCTGCGACTGCTGCTGTGCCTGGGCCTGATCCTGAACGGGTCGGTCTACGCGGCTGCGTCCACGCAGATGCAGCTCAATCATCTGCACACCGCCGTCGCCGCGGCGCAGGCGGCGGCCGCTGCCGCCGCGGAACTGCCGCCCTGCCACGAAGGCATGAGCATGGCGGGCATGGACCACGGCGCACCGCCAGCGGCGCCTGCGGGGCACGACGGCCACGCGCCGGATTGCTGCCAGACCTCAACTTGCACCTGCGACTGCCTGCAGCCGGCGCCCGTGGCCGCTGCGGCAGTGGCGGTGCTGGGCAGCGAGATCGGCCATGCGTCGATCGCGCCGCCGCGTCCGGCCGGACACGCCCCGCCGGCTCTGCCCTACCCCATCCGACCTCCCATCGGCTAA
- a CDS encoding metallophosphoesterase family protein — protein sequence MKLFAISDIHIDYPDNARWVDNLSDMDYRDDILILAGDITEDSSLLAWCLGRFAAKFRQVLFVPGNHDLWVRREAADMCSLRKFEHVMAIAEDSGASSRPYSYGDTLVVPLLGWYDYSFGKPNSDLSMLWMDFRACRWPDGIGPEQVTEHFLKMNPQTLPQDARRNRVVTFSHFLPRIDLIPFFVPASMHYLNPVLGSSGIEGQLRALGADTHVYGHSHINRRVSIDGVTYINNAFGYPQESLMSVRRLVEIG from the coding sequence ATGAAGCTGTTTGCTATTTCCGACATCCATATCGATTACCCCGACAATGCCCGCTGGGTCGACAACCTGTCGGACATGGACTACCGCGACGACATCCTGATTCTTGCCGGCGACATCACCGAAGACAGTAGCCTGCTCGCGTGGTGCCTGGGGCGCTTCGCCGCCAAGTTTCGCCAGGTGCTGTTCGTGCCCGGCAATCACGATCTGTGGGTTCGGCGCGAAGCCGCGGACATGTGTTCGCTGCGCAAGTTCGAACACGTGATGGCCATCGCCGAGGATTCCGGTGCGTCCAGTCGTCCCTACAGCTACGGGGACACGCTGGTCGTGCCCTTGCTCGGCTGGTACGACTATTCCTTCGGCAAGCCCAACAGCGACCTGAGCATGCTGTGGATGGACTTCCGCGCGTGCCGTTGGCCGGACGGCATCGGACCGGAGCAGGTGACCGAGCACTTCCTCAAGATGAACCCGCAGACGCTTCCTCAGGACGCGCGCCGGAATCGGGTGGTGACGTTCTCGCACTTCCTGCCGCGGATCGACCTGATCCCGTTTTTCGTTCCCGCCTCGATGCACTATCTCAACCCGGTGCTCGGCAGCAGCGGCATAGAGGGGCAGCTGCGCGCGCTGGGCGCCGATACGCACGTCTACGGCCACAGTCATATCAACCGACGGGTCAGCATCGACGGCGTGACGTACATCAACAACGCGTTCGGATATCCGCAGGAGAGCCTGATGTCCGTGCGCCGGCTGGTGGAGATCGGCTAA
- a CDS encoding 4'-phosphopantetheinyl transferase family protein, protein MSAPMSVPATITPARFSEAHSEARSFEARPLEADRSSIDVWLTYYDEVVDDGHLFELRKLLSGEEVAQEARFYFADDRKRYLVTRAMVRTLLSRYACVAPEHWQFSKNAYGRPTIAAPTLEADDRVHGLSFNISHTRGLIALAVSRDRDLGIDVENISTRQISLDVAQRYFAPSEVADLSCVAPARQQDRFFEYWTFKESYIKARSMGLSLPLDGFSFQFPDHSAVRIQIDPELSDDAGRWSLWQYRPTTDYLMAICAERGDGAPPSVSMRKFTPLVGEAPLSARHLRSSEPC, encoded by the coding sequence ATGTCTGCACCCATGTCCGTCCCGGCGACCATTACGCCTGCGCGCTTTTCCGAAGCGCACTCCGAAGCCCGCTCCTTCGAAGCGCGCCCCCTCGAAGCAGACCGTTCCAGCATCGATGTCTGGCTCACCTACTACGACGAGGTCGTGGATGACGGCCATTTGTTCGAGCTGAGAAAACTGCTTAGCGGCGAGGAGGTGGCGCAGGAAGCCCGCTTCTACTTCGCCGACGATCGCAAGCGCTACCTGGTCACGCGCGCCATGGTGCGCACCCTGCTCTCGCGCTATGCGTGCGTCGCCCCTGAGCACTGGCAGTTCTCGAAGAACGCCTATGGCCGCCCCACCATCGCGGCGCCGACTCTGGAAGCCGACGATCGCGTTCATGGTCTGAGCTTCAACATCTCGCACACCCGCGGCCTGATCGCGCTCGCGGTGAGCCGGGATCGCGACCTGGGCATCGATGTGGAGAACATCTCCACCCGTCAGATCTCCCTCGACGTGGCGCAACGGTACTTCGCGCCCAGCGAGGTGGCGGATCTCTCATGCGTCGCACCGGCCCGGCAACAGGACCGGTTCTTCGAGTACTGGACCTTCAAAGAGTCCTACATCAAGGCCCGCAGCATGGGGCTTTCGCTGCCGCTGGATGGATTCAGCTTCCAATTCCCCGATCACAGCGCGGTGCGCATCCAGATCGATCCGGAACTGAGCGACGACGCCGGGCGCTGGAGCCTGTGGCAGTACCGGCCGACCACGGACTACCTGATGGCGATCTGCGCCGAGCGCGGCGATGGCGCGCCGCCCAGCGTCTCGATGCGCAAGTTCACTCCCCTGGTGGGCGAAGCCCCGCTGAGCGCGCGGCATCTTCGGAGTTCGGAGCCCTGTTAG